One part of the Lotus japonicus ecotype B-129 chromosome 2, LjGifu_v1.2 genome encodes these proteins:
- the LOC130739163 gene encoding uncharacterized protein LOC130739163, whose amino-acid sequence MGYLIANRFRVVFISISLKSSYTYLPMRGGAPPLEHPVIAIGHVTNHFVQLKLVSGHPMPPIAPQWEYNVEEPESEWCKPYKERLDRFMAEHTVWIGPCVITNFDLTDITED is encoded by the exons ATGGGGTACCTTATTGCTAACCGGTTTCGGGTGGTTTTCATCTCCATCTCGTTAAAATCTAGTTACACTTACCTTCCGATGAGAGGAGGCGCCCCACCGTTAGAACATCCTGTCATAGCTATTGGTCATGTGACcaatcactttgtacag CTGAAGTTGGTGTctggacatcctatgccgccaattgctccCCAATGGGAATACAACGTTGAAGAACCCGAGTCCGAATGGTGTAAACCGTATAAAGAGCGTTTGGATAGATTTATGGCTGAACACActgtttggattggtccttgtgttattaccaactttgatttaacagacataacagaagattga